CATAGAGAATCGTGCCATGATGTAAAAGCGTGGTAGTCAACCAGCGTTGAGAATTGCCAGAAAATTTTTGTCCTTGAACAGTTAAATCACTGATACCCTGAACTTCAATTTTAGGATTAGGTTTCCGCTTGTTTAACGAAACACAAATCTGTTCTAAGATTTCTCTGGTCGTCGCTTCAATGCCGATGAGATGCTGGTCAGCAGTGATTCGTAGAAACAAAGAATAGATGAAACACCCTGGACCGAGTAAAACAGTACCACCGCCGGTACAGCGTCTGAGAATGGGGATTTGGTCCTGTCGACAGGCAGACAGATTCACATTGGCGGCAACCTGGTTAGAACTACCCAATATAACCGTGTATTGATCAACCTCCCAGATTCTGAGACAGCCAGCGGAGTCCTGTTCGTTGATTTGATAGAGTAGACTTTCATCCAACGCCAGATTTTCTGCAGGAGTTGGTAAGATCGTCTCGGTATAGTGGCAGTTTGATGGAAGCATATCAGAAGTTTAAGGTACGTCCATCAACGGCCAATGC
The Gimesia aquarii DNA segment above includes these coding regions:
- a CDS encoding biotin/lipoate A/B protein ligase family protein; the encoded protein is MLPSNCHYTETILPTPAENLALDESLLYQINEQDSAGCLRIWEVDQYTVILGSSNQVAANVNLSACRQDQIPILRRCTGGGTVLLGPGCFIYSLFLRITADQHLIGIEATTREILEQICVSLNKRKPNPKIEVQGISDLTVQGQKFSGNSQRWLTTTLLHHGTILYDFDLDRIPRYLISPEREPEYRSGRDHLEFVINYPHSLPELKEAFIETWNATAPEPELPLDKINQLVVEKYATEKWNLRR